A DNA window from Hordeum vulgare subsp. vulgare chromosome 1H, MorexV3_pseudomolecules_assembly, whole genome shotgun sequence contains the following coding sequences:
- the LOC123396792 gene encoding serine/arginine-rich splicing factor RS2Z33-like isoform X1 encodes MEGFSVFNTIREVCGGRVPLVELVAILPKFVEDFGEGCPWCLVIREVELKRDYAFIEFSDSRDADEARYNLDGRDVDGSRIIVEFAKGVPRGSGGSREREYVGRGPPPGTGRCFNCGIDGHWARDCKAGDWKNKCYRCGERGHIERNCQNSPRSLRRERSYSRSPSPRRGRARSRSYSRSRSYSRSRSRSYSESPRGRRTERDERRSRSISYSRSPRRSLSPEAKEMDRSPTPDRSRSPRRSISPVAKDNGDSPRGRRTSRSPSDGYRSPVANGRSPRSPANNGSPSPARDNKGSPSPRGNNGSPSPKGNGNGGSPSPRGNGDGDGLRGSGSPRGRSASP; translated from the exons ATGGAAG GTTTTTCCGTTTTTAACACAATCCGGGAGGTATGTGGTGGAAGGGTGCCCTTGGTGGAATTGGTGGCCATTCTTCCAAAGTTTGTGGAGGACTTTGGCGAAGGGTGCCCTTGGTGCTTGGT AATACGGGAAGTGGAATTGAAGCGCGACTATGCATTCATT GAATTCAGTGATTCTCGTGATGCTGATGAAGCCCGGTACAATCTAGATGGCAGGGATGTTGATGGGAGCCGCATTATTGTTGAGTTTGCTAAAGGG GTTCCACGTGGTTCTGGTGGTTCACGAGAGCGTGAATATGTGGGGAGAGGGCCTCCTCCAGGAACAGGCCGTTGTTTCAACTGTGGTATAGATGGTCATTGGGCCAGGGATTGCAAGGCTGGTGACTGGAAGAACAAATGCTACCGCTGTGGAGAAAGAGGCCATATAGAGAGAAATTGCCAGAATAGCCCGAGGAGTCTCAG GCGTGAGAGAAGCTATTCACGGTCCCCATCTCCACGTCGTGGACGGGCCCGCAGTCGGAGCTACAGCAGAAGCCGTAGTTACAG CCGATCTAGGTCCAGATCTTACTCAGAGTCTCCGAGAGGGCGCCGCACAGAGCGTGATGAGAGGAGATCGAGGAGCATTAGCTACAGCAGGAGCCCCAGGCGATCACTCTCCCCAGAAGCTAAGGAAATGGACCGTAGCCCCACACCTGATCGCAGTCGGAGCCCCAGGCGATCCATCTCCCCTGTAGCAAAGGATAATGGTGACAGCCCTCGGGGCAGGAGGACAAGCAGGAGCCCTTCTGATGGCTACCGTAGCCCTGTGGCCAATGGGCGCAGCCCTAGAAGCCCTGCTAACAATGGCAGTCCCAGTCCTGCCAGGGACAACAAGGGCAGTCCAAGCCCGAGGGGCAACAACGGTAGCCCTAGTCCTAAGGGCAATGGTAATGGTGGCAGCCCAAGTCCAAGAGGCAATGGCGACGGTGATGGCCTTCGCGGCTCAGGCTCACCCAGAGGAAGAAGCGCGTCTCCCTGA
- the LOC123396792 gene encoding serine/arginine-rich splicing factor RS2Z33-like isoform X2, with product MPRYDDRYGNARLYVGRLSSRTRSRDLEYLFSKYGRIREVELKRDYAFIEFSDSRDADEARYNLDGRDVDGSRIIVEFAKGVPRGSGGSREREYVGRGPPPGTGRCFNCGIDGHWARDCKAGDWKNKCYRCGERGHIERNCQNSPRSLRRERSYSRSPSPRRGRARSRSYSRSRSYSRSRSRSYSESPRGRRTERDERRSRSISYSRSPRRSLSPEAKEMDRSPTPDRSRSPRRSISPVAKDNGDSPRGRRTSRSPSDGYRSPVANGRSPRSPANNGSPSPARDNKGSPSPRGNNGSPSPKGNGNGGSPSPRGNGDGDGLRGSGSPRGRSASP from the exons ATGCCTCGTTACGATGATCGTTATGGAAACGCACGCTTGTATGTTGGTAGATTGTCCTCCCGTACTCGTTCGCGCGACCTAGAATATCTTTTCAGCAAATATGGAAG AATACGGGAAGTGGAATTGAAGCGCGACTATGCATTCATT GAATTCAGTGATTCTCGTGATGCTGATGAAGCCCGGTACAATCTAGATGGCAGGGATGTTGATGGGAGCCGCATTATTGTTGAGTTTGCTAAAGGG GTTCCACGTGGTTCTGGTGGTTCACGAGAGCGTGAATATGTGGGGAGAGGGCCTCCTCCAGGAACAGGCCGTTGTTTCAACTGTGGTATAGATGGTCATTGGGCCAGGGATTGCAAGGCTGGTGACTGGAAGAACAAATGCTACCGCTGTGGAGAAAGAGGCCATATAGAGAGAAATTGCCAGAATAGCCCGAGGAGTCTCAG GCGTGAGAGAAGCTATTCACGGTCCCCATCTCCACGTCGTGGACGGGCCCGCAGTCGGAGCTACAGCAGAAGCCGTAGTTACAG CCGATCTAGGTCCAGATCTTACTCAGAGTCTCCGAGAGGGCGCCGCACAGAGCGTGATGAGAGGAGATCGAGGAGCATTAGCTACAGCAGGAGCCCCAGGCGATCACTCTCCCCAGAAGCTAAGGAAATGGACCGTAGCCCCACACCTGATCGCAGTCGGAGCCCCAGGCGATCCATCTCCCCTGTAGCAAAGGATAATGGTGACAGCCCTCGGGGCAGGAGGACAAGCAGGAGCCCTTCTGATGGCTACCGTAGCCCTGTGGCCAATGGGCGCAGCCCTAGAAGCCCTGCTAACAATGGCAGTCCCAGTCCTGCCAGGGACAACAAGGGCAGTCCAAGCCCGAGGGGCAACAACGGTAGCCCTAGTCCTAAGGGCAATGGTAATGGTGGCAGCCCAAGTCCAAGAGGCAATGGCGACGGTGATGGCCTTCGCGGCTCAGGCTCACCCAGAGGAAGAAGCGCGTCTCCCTGA